From Candidatus Xianfuyuplasma coldseepsis:
GTCATTTGATTATTCGTGACGAAAGATAAGGGAGTGTAAATTATGATTAATCGTTGTGTCCTAGTAGGAAGACTAACCAAAGATCCAGAATTACGCTATACATCTAGCAACATTGCCTATACCAGATTCACCATCGCCGTTAACCGCACATTCACTGGTCCTAACGGAGAGCGTGAAGCTGATTTTATTCAATGTATTGCCTGGCGAAAACAAGCAGAAAATGTTGCTCGTTTTGTCCACAAAGGTAGTTTAGTAGGTGTTGAAGGTCGAATTCAAACCGGATCGTACGACGATAAAGAAACTGGAATTCGTAAATACACAACCGATATCGTATGCGATAGCGTCCAATTTTTAGAACCAAAAGGAACCGATACATCTGAGTATGAACCACAGGATCAACCTCAGTATGATAACAATGATCGGTACCGCCAAGATCAACAACAAGAGCGTCGACAAAATACACCACGTATTGATGTCTCAGAAGACGACTTACCATTCTAATTTATGTAAAAAGGAGGAACATCCATGGCAAGAGGTAATTTCCGTAGACGACGTAAAAAAAGATGTTATTTTACAGACAATAACGTTACCTATATCGACTATAAAGACGTAGATTTATTAAAACGATTCATTAGTGATCGTGGAAAAATCTTACCACGACGTGTAACAGGAACCAAATCAAACTATCAAGCTGAGTTGGCAACTGCGATTAAACGAGCACGTCATATGGCACTTTTACCATATATCAAAGAATAGACTCCAAACGGGGTCTTTTTTTTCGTAATATATATTTTGAAATATATATTAATTTGTACAAATCCAATGGATTATGATATAATTATCACAACAAATCGAGGTGGTTTGATGAATGATATTCGCAATCTCGTATTCATAATTTTAGGGATTGTAGCAACCCTAATCATCGATTATGTAATGATCGACTATCCAACATTCGTGTGGATTTTTTCAGCGTTGATGTTTATTGTCATCAACGTTTTTATTCAGCTATATATCCAACGCAAAAAAACCAAGAAAATTGTCTGGTTAACCCACAAATTGGATGATACCAAAGATACGTTAAGTCGAAAGGACATCGTTGAAAAACGAATTGCAAACGATTTACCAATCGGGATAATCATCTACGATCAACGGTATAATATCAAATGGGCCAATGGATATAGCAAAGACATCTTTGAAAATGTCTTAGAACAACGGACCCTTGAAATGGTGAATACCGATATTTACGATCACTTAGTTGGGAAGTACCATGAAGATACGTTTGTGACCAAAGTCTATACGCATGAATATGAAGTCGAGATCGATCGTGACGAACGAATCATCTATCTGACACAAGTGACCGAGCGTGAGGAACTAAAACGACGTTATGAAGCCAGCGTCGGTGTTATCGCAATGCTCAATTTAGACAATTTAGATGATGCAATCAGTGTCCTTGATGTCAGTAATCGTAGTTTTGTTCAAGGACGGTATTTGGAAGTCTTGGAGGCTTGGGGAGAAGAATACAGTTTCTATATTACCCCATTAACGAATTCCAAACTAATTGCGGTCATGAACAAACAAACACTAATGAACCTTGTGAAAAATGAGTTTAAAATTGTCGAGACTGTCGCCGAGATTTCCCGGGAATACGGCATCTTGGTAACCCTATCAGCAGGGATTGCCTGTAGCAATATCAAACTAAACAAGCTCGGTGATATTGCGAACGATGCACTCGATTTAGCCCTATCTCGTGGTGGTGATCAAATCGTTGTTAACATTGAAGGTAACGATTTGATGTACTTCGGTGGAAATACCAATACCGCTGAAAAACGAACCCGAATTACAACAAGGACTAACACCCAAAAATTAGAGCGATTGTTTGAAGAAAAACAACGCGTCTTCATCATGCCCCACCATCATCCTGATACCGATGCGTTTGGCGCTGCAATTGGTGTTTTAAAGTTGGCGCAAGCCTACAATAAAGACGCAAAAATTATCATCAATCGTGATGATTTGGATAAGACAGTATTTAAAATTCTCCAAATGATGGAGTACGAATACATCACGTTCTTAGACTATATTATTACGCCAGCCAAAGCATTGGAAACTATTACAAAAGAGGATCTCTTGATCTTAGTCGATCACCATTCGTACAGTCAAAACATGGATTCCAAAATAGTTGGCAAAACCAAAAATCTTGTGATTATCGACCATCACCGTAAATTAAACGATGCGATCGATGGTGCGTTAATTTCCCATATTGAACCCTATGCATCCAGTAGTGTTGAATTGGTTACCGAAATGATCGATTTAACAACCAAAGATGTCGAACTGAATAATTTTGAAGCAACGGTTATGTTGAGCGGTATCATTGTCGATACCAATAACTTTATGTATCGTACTGGTTCACGAACATTTGAAGCGT
This genomic window contains:
- the ssb gene encoding single-stranded DNA-binding protein, giving the protein MINRCVLVGRLTKDPELRYTSSNIAYTRFTIAVNRTFTGPNGEREADFIQCIAWRKQAENVARFVHKGSLVGVEGRIQTGSYDDKETGIRKYTTDIVCDSVQFLEPKGTDTSEYEPQDQPQYDNNDRYRQDQQQERRQNTPRIDVSEDDLPF
- the rpsR gene encoding 30S ribosomal protein S18, whose product is MARGNFRRRRKKRCYFTDNNVTYIDYKDVDLLKRFISDRGKILPRRVTGTKSNYQAELATAIKRARHMALLPYIKE
- the rplI gene encoding 50S ribosomal protein L9 produces the protein MNDIRNLVFIILGIVATLIIDYVMIDYPTFVWIFSALMFIVINVFIQLYIQRKKTKKIVWLTHKLDDTKDTLSRKDIVEKRIANDLPIGIIIYDQRYNIKWANGYSKDIFENVLEQRTLEMVNTDIYDHLVGKYHEDTFVTKVYTHEYEVEIDRDERIIYLTQVTEREELKRRYEASVGVIAMLNLDNLDDAISVLDVSNRSFVQGRYLEVLEAWGEEYSFYITPLTNSKLIAVMNKQTLMNLVKNEFKIVETVAEISREYGILVTLSAGIACSNIKLNKLGDIANDALDLALSRGGDQIVVNIEGNDLMYFGGNTNTAEKRTRITTRTNTQKLERLFEEKQRVFIMPHHHPDTDAFGAAIGVLKLAQAYNKDAKIIINRDDLDKTVFKILQMMEYEYITFLDYIITPAKALETITKEDLLILVDHHSYSQNMDSKIVGKTKNLVIIDHHRKLNDAIDGALISHIEPYASSSVELVTEMIDLTTKDVELNNFEATVMLSGIIVDTNNFMYRTGSRTFEASAYLRKYGADTFKVKTILRPGLEEIQLKSQLLTLAEVIHKRFSIVIIPRDLNPTRTLLAKVADDLLEIEDTVASFAIGYLGPQTVGISARSLEGFNVQVVMEKFNGGGHLNNAGAQIETDDIKQVRLDLIQILNETVSEEKPMKVILIKDLKGKGKKGQVIEVATGYGNYLLSSKIAIEATQQNLHSIELEKAKQEEVERKTLEEMKALKEKIEKLPVKVFVKIGENGKLFGKVNSKQIAMEFKKQHKLTIDKRKIDLKQNIASLGNYKVEVKLHKNVTATIEVLVVEE